The following coding sequences lie in one Desmodus rotundus isolate HL8 chromosome 1, HLdesRot8A.1, whole genome shotgun sequence genomic window:
- the ZNF174 gene encoding zinc finger protein 174 — translation MAAKMEITLSSQSHIQASSKQERHIITKLEEKRGALPQKDCPDPEVSRQSFRRFCYQEVSGPQEALSRLRQLCWQWLQPEVHTKEQILELLVLEQFLNILPPEIQARVRHRCPMNSKEMVTLVEDYHRAAKRPKQWVAVCMQGQKVLLEKTGSQLGEQELPDFQLQTPRRYPRETCLEEPSQAGPQDELSPHHWEKSPFLLEPPTKLAGTEAPSMKSENKENPQQEGAKGAKPRAVSPSRSKGNGLQSPEPRGANMSESRLSRRQVSPPNAQKPFTHFQRHCRELEYISNLKSHPLRELKKSKGSKRSLSNRLRLSHQTTHSVKKPYKCDDCGKSFTWNSELKRHKRVHTGERPYTCGECGNCFGRQSTLKLHQRIHTGEKPYQCSQCGKSFRQSSNLHQHHRLHHGD, via the exons ATGGCGGCTAAGATGGAGATAACTTTGAGCTCTCAGTCCCACATTCAGGCTTCCTCAAAGCAAGAAAGACACATTATAACAAAGCTAGAAGAAAAGCGGGGGGCACTACCGCAAAAAGACTGCCCGGATCCTGAGGTGTCCCGCCAGAGCTTTAGACGGTTTTGTTACCAAGAGGTGTCTGGACCCCAAGAGGCACTCTCCCGTCTCCGACAGCTCTGCTGGCAGTGGCTGCAGCCCGAGGTGCACACCAAGGAGCAGATTTTGGAGCTACTGGTGCTGGAGCAGTTTCTGAACATCCTGCCCCCAGAGATCCAGGCTCGGGTCAGGCATCGATGTCCAATGAACAGCAAGGAGATGGTGACTCTGGTGGAAGATTATCACAGAGCAGCCAAGAGACCAAAGCAGTGG GTGGCCGTTTGCATGCAGGGGCAGAAGGTGCTCTTGGAGAAAACTGGATCTCAGCTTGGAGAACAGGAACTGCCAGACTTTCAATTACAAACTCCTAGGAGATATCCTAGGGAGACTTGTCTGGAGGAGCCTTCCCAGGCAGGACCTCAGGACGAGCTTAGCCCCCATCACTGGGAAAAATCCCCATTCCTTCTGGAACCACCCACCAAATTGGCTGGGACAG AGGCCCCCAGCATGAAAAGTGAGAACAAGGAGAATCCACAGCAGGAGGGAGCGAAAGGAGCAAAACCACGTGCAGTGTCACCAAGCAGATCCAAAGGGAACGGTCTGCAGAGTCCTGAACCAAGAGGGGCAAATATGAGTGAGTCCCGGTTGTCACGGAGGCAAGTCAGTCCCCCAAATGCTCAAAAGCCATTCACTCACTTCCAGAGACATTGCAGGGAACTGGAATACATCAGCAACCTAAAAAGCCATCCACTGAGAGAGctaaagaaaagcaagggaagtaaaagaagCCTGAGCAATCGTTTACGTCTTAGTCACCAGACGACCCATTCAGTGAAGAAACCGTACAAATGCGATGACTGTGGGAAAAGCTTCACATGGAATTCAGAGCTGAAAAGACACAAGCGAGTCCACACAGGGGAGAGACCCTACACGTGCGGAGAGTGTGGAAACTGCTTCGGGCGGCAATCAACGCTGAAACTGCACCAGCGGATCCACACCGGAGAGAAGCCATACCAGTGCAGCCAGTGTGGGAAAAGCTTTCGCCAGAGCTCAAACCTTCACCAGCATCACAGACTTCACCATGGGGACTGA